The Staphylococcus sp. 17KM0847 DNA segment GCAGCAATACATGGACATTTTGTCGATGTAAGAAAGGTGGTAAATACATAATGGAGATTAAACCGATTACACATTTCACAGGTAAAGTCGTTTCATTATTTCATGACAATATTGATACAGACCAAATCATTCCCAAAGTGCACCTCAAACGTATTTCAAAACTGGGGTTTGGTCCGTTTTTATTCGACGAATGGCGTTACTTAGAAGATGGTACAGATAATCCAGACTTTCCTCTAAACCATCCTTCTGCTCAAGGTGCTTCCATTTTAGTAACAGGTGAAAACTTTGGTTGTGGTTCAAGTCGTGAACACGCTGCATGGGCTCTTAAAGATTATGGCTTCCAAGTGATTATAGCTGGAAGCTTTAGTGATATTTTTTATATGAATTGTACAAAAAATGCTTTACTTCCTATCCAACTAGATCGAAAAATACGTGAACATTTGGCAACACAAACAGAAATTACAATTCATTTACCTGAGCAACAAATTCAAACATCAACACATACTTTTCCATTTCATATTGATGAGACATGGAAGCATAAACTCATAAATGGCTTAGACGACATTGCATTAACCTTGCA contains these protein-coding regions:
- the leuD gene encoding 3-isopropylmalate dehydratase small subunit; protein product: MEIKPITHFTGKVVSLFHDNIDTDQIIPKVHLKRISKLGFGPFLFDEWRYLEDGTDNPDFPLNHPSAQGASILVTGENFGCGSSREHAAWALKDYGFQVIIAGSFSDIFYMNCTKNALLPIQLDRKIREHLATQTEITIHLPEQQIQTSTHTFPFHIDETWKHKLINGLDDIALTLQYESKITAYEKQNNK